Proteins from one Leptospira meyeri genomic window:
- a CDS encoding S41 family peptidase, translated as MKLDFNNSRIRILNQISLLSFILFCQSPKPIPLSEKLPVEVEKTYQHSKRISAIKKQMALSYIYPKDLNNPKAFQRAAVFATESFENHILLPESFYLKYKDSIQGKIVQNGKLSSLVIIQNPNLENKVMLSDSVASQLEEEFTKITFTQDLLESVLQVLYSENTNDTNWQNILYAASEGYVSSFLGSSIIKLEKYEDILQPKTNISIDIPLRETNSKRKIITPLQESSFLKKIGLQNDDELLAINGKPVRYLSIQTINHLLNGKIGSTIRVDVERNQKYSFEILLKENKPTEQKMVEGQIWTGKYNFVYIKVFGFLRDNQSNATNLIKEYYSTLTEDAKNKNIMIHGFILDLRNNSGGYLDQIIECMRMFVPNGLLLTTQTSKAPTNMVYATQSTITDLPLVVLINGNTGSGSELIAGVIQHYRRGLILGSRSIGQGLVHTLNKVSGEDSLLIKITSSFLYLPNGKKFHESGITPDLWVSDQKEVDPNFLDVKNNIQADSAAESKEKNPKLDISSINKWMEQNGTASQKIKSEKDKNHLPDFQLYRALDFFSGYLATQEK; from the coding sequence ATGAAACTAGATTTCAATAACTCCCGAATTAGAATTTTAAATCAAATTTCACTTTTATCATTCATATTATTCTGCCAAAGCCCAAAGCCAATCCCATTATCTGAAAAACTCCCAGTTGAAGTGGAAAAAACATATCAACATTCGAAACGAATCTCTGCGATTAAAAAACAGATGGCATTAAGTTATATCTACCCAAAAGATTTAAATAATCCCAAAGCATTTCAAAGAGCTGCTGTATTCGCGACAGAATCCTTCGAGAACCATATTCTATTACCGGAATCTTTTTATCTCAAGTACAAAGACTCAATTCAAGGAAAAATCGTTCAGAATGGAAAATTATCCAGCCTGGTAATCATTCAAAACCCAAACTTAGAAAATAAAGTAATGTTATCTGATTCGGTTGCATCACAACTTGAGGAAGAATTCACAAAGATAACTTTTACACAAGATCTCTTGGAATCAGTATTGCAGGTTTTATACTCAGAAAATACAAATGATACTAATTGGCAGAATATTTTATATGCGGCATCGGAAGGCTACGTTTCTTCATTTTTAGGTTCTAGTATAATAAAACTTGAGAAATACGAAGACATTTTACAACCAAAAACAAATATATCGATTGATATCCCATTAAGAGAGACAAATTCAAAAAGAAAAATCATAACACCTTTGCAAGAATCTTCTTTTTTGAAAAAAATCGGCCTACAAAATGATGATGAATTACTAGCGATCAATGGAAAACCTGTTCGTTATTTATCCATTCAAACAATCAACCATTTGCTTAATGGTAAGATTGGTTCTACAATCAGAGTAGATGTTGAGCGAAATCAAAAGTATAGTTTCGAAATTCTTTTAAAGGAAAACAAACCGACAGAACAAAAAATGGTAGAAGGTCAAATCTGGACGGGGAAATATAACTTCGTTTACATTAAAGTATTTGGATTTCTTAGGGATAATCAATCCAATGCCACTAATTTGATTAAGGAATATTATTCGACCTTAACGGAAGATGCAAAAAATAAAAATATCATGATCCATGGTTTCATTTTAGACCTTCGCAATAATTCAGGAGGTTATTTAGACCAAATCATTGAATGTATGAGGATGTTTGTTCCAAATGGACTATTGCTCACTACACAAACCTCTAAAGCACCAACAAATATGGTTTATGCTACTCAATCAACGATTACGGATTTACCATTGGTCGTTCTGATTAATGGGAATACCGGGTCAGGTTCTGAATTGATTGCAGGTGTAATCCAACACTATCGTCGAGGACTTATACTTGGTTCTAGATCTATAGGCCAGGGGCTTGTACACACTTTGAACAAAGTTTCTGGCGAAGACAGTTTACTCATCAAAATAACATCTAGCTTTTTGTACCTCCCTAATGGCAAAAAGTTCCACGAATCAGGGATTACACCTGACTTGTGGGTTTCAGATCAAAAAGAAGTGGATCCTAACTTTTTAGATGTTAAGAATAATATACAGGCCGATTCAGCGGCAGAATCTAAAGAAAAAAATCCGAAATTGGATATCTCATCTATCAACAAATGGATGGAACAAAATGGCACAGCCAGTCAAAAAATCAAATCCGAGAAAGATAAAAATCACCTTCCAGATTTTCAATTGTATCGCGCTCTCGATTTTTTTTCAGGTTATCTAGCCACTCAAGAAAAATGA
- the omp85 gene encoding Omp85 family outer membrane protein → MGGVEFSKNTVRRYDGTSTEGREPLTNLRVPAIEDSSKLTEDASSGKIIGVNGGNLNYVRAGIAYDTRDYEPDPDRGWLIEYNINKAERTIGSDFNYIRHFAQAKNFYQPFPKLFEEFVIAQRVALTKIEGEVPFFEYRYLFSIDGPFGALGGQNTLRGYRQERFFGPVIGFYNLELRYRVGSFSLWDQFFQLSIVPFYDVGRVWDKLRDVNTLDYKHARGVGLRLIWNQATVILFDYAYSREDQLFYVDIGHTF, encoded by the coding sequence TTGGGGGGAGTTGAGTTTTCAAAAAATACTGTTAGGCGGTATGATGGAACATCCACTGAAGGTAGAGAGCCCCTTACGAATCTGCGAGTACCTGCCATTGAAGATAGTTCAAAACTCACTGAGGATGCAAGTTCAGGAAAAATCATCGGTGTGAATGGTGGGAACTTAAACTATGTACGTGCGGGCATCGCTTACGATACCAGAGATTATGAGCCAGATCCCGATAGGGGTTGGCTCATTGAATACAATATTAATAAAGCAGAAAGAACGATTGGATCAGATTTTAATTATATAAGACACTTTGCACAGGCTAAGAACTTTTACCAACCCTTCCCGAAACTCTTTGAAGAGTTTGTGATCGCACAACGTGTAGCACTCACCAAAATTGAGGGAGAAGTCCCGTTTTTTGAATATCGTTATCTTTTTTCTATTGATGGTCCGTTTGGTGCTCTAGGTGGACAGAATACGCTTCGTGGGTATAGACAAGAACGGTTTTTTGGACCTGTCATAGGGTTTTATAATTTGGAACTTAGATATAGAGTGGGAAGTTTTTCGCTTTGGGATCAGTTTTTCCAATTGAGCATTGTTCCATTTTACGATGTGGGCCGAGTTTGGGATAAACTCAGGGACGTAAACACACTTGATTATAAACATGCGCGTGGGGTGGGACTACGACTGATTTGGAACCAAGCAACCGTAATCCTATTTGACTATGCTTATTCTAGAGAAGACCAATTGTTTTATGTGGACATTGGTCATACATTTTAG
- the pyk gene encoding pyruvate kinase produces MPAIEQLRARKTKIVCTIGPATASKEMIRSLALAGMNIARINMSHGDHEFHRKIIRIIKSLNKDELHKQPISILLDTQGPEIRTGDVQNDLHLKVGETFTFHIIPGMEAEAQSVFVNYRDIVKDLKVGDKVTVDNGLINLAVQEIRENELVCTVLDGGKLGSRKHINLPGIRVNLPSITPKDLKDILFGLEEDIDFVALSFVRTPEDVIQLRGIIDEKNHHAQIIAKIEDQEGLKNLDAIIRESDGIMVARGDLGVEIEIEELPIVQRRIIKRCQEEGKRVIVATHLLESMIQNASPTRAEVTDVANAVYEEADAIMLSGETAMGKFPVRCVEMLDKIARRMEMSINLGLAAQRKPKDQKEEMARSAANLADSMQAHAIIAITRRGITANNLASFHPKYPIVHAFTNMTSVRRKLWLTRGVIPYRVDFSSDPEKTIKLAIQTLVNNGYLQMGEKVVILSDIIAGEERVETIQVREVK; encoded by the coding sequence ATGCCTGCTATTGAACAACTAAGAGCTCGAAAAACAAAAATCGTTTGCACCATTGGTCCTGCGACTGCCTCCAAAGAAATGATCCGAAGTTTAGCTTTGGCTGGGATGAACATTGCACGAATTAATATGAGTCATGGAGATCATGAGTTTCATAGAAAGATCATTCGTATTATTAAGTCTTTAAATAAAGATGAATTACATAAACAACCAATTTCTATCCTCCTTGATACACAAGGGCCGGAAATTCGAACTGGCGATGTCCAGAACGATCTCCACTTAAAAGTTGGGGAAACCTTTACATTTCATATCATTCCGGGAATGGAAGCAGAAGCACAAAGTGTTTTTGTGAATTATCGTGATATTGTAAAAGATTTGAAAGTTGGTGATAAAGTAACTGTTGACAACGGGCTCATTAACTTAGCTGTGCAAGAGATTCGCGAGAACGAGCTCGTTTGTACAGTGTTAGATGGCGGGAAACTCGGATCTAGAAAACATATCAATTTGCCAGGGATCCGAGTCAATTTACCTTCTATCACTCCCAAAGACTTAAAAGATATTCTTTTCGGTTTGGAAGAGGATATTGATTTTGTGGCCTTGTCTTTTGTCCGTACTCCAGAAGACGTGATCCAACTGCGAGGGATCATTGATGAAAAAAATCACCATGCACAAATCATTGCAAAAATTGAAGACCAAGAAGGTTTAAAAAATCTAGATGCCATCATTCGTGAGTCTGATGGGATTATGGTAGCTCGAGGAGATTTGGGTGTTGAGATCGAAATCGAAGAACTTCCGATTGTCCAAAGGAGGATCATCAAACGTTGTCAAGAAGAAGGCAAACGAGTGATCGTTGCGACTCACTTATTGGAATCTATGATTCAAAATGCATCTCCTACTAGAGCGGAAGTGACCGATGTTGCCAATGCTGTGTATGAAGAAGCCGATGCGATTATGTTATCCGGTGAAACCGCTATGGGGAAATTTCCTGTTAGATGTGTTGAAATGTTGGATAAAATTGCCCGTCGTATGGAGATGTCGATCAACTTAGGTCTCGCTGCCCAAAGAAAACCGAAAGACCAAAAAGAGGAGATGGCGCGTTCGGCCGCAAATTTGGCTGATTCCATGCAGGCACATGCCATCATTGCCATCACTCGTCGGGGTATCACGGCCAATAATTTGGCATCTTTTCACCCAAAATATCCAATTGTCCATGCATTTACAAATATGACGTCAGTTAGACGAAAACTTTGGTTAACAAGAGGGGTCATTCCATATCGTGTGGATTTTTCTTCTGATCCAGAAAAAACAATCAAACTTGCCATCCAAACTCTTGTGAACAATGGATACCTCCAAATGGGAGAAAAAGTAGTCATACTTTCCGATATTATTGCTGGTGAAGAGCGAGTCGAAACCATCCAAGTCCGCGAAGTAAAATAA
- the asd gene encoding aspartate-semialdehyde dehydrogenase yields MEKIKVGVLGATGSVGQRFIQLLENHPYFTVTHLAASEKSAGQTYGEVMKSRWKISSDIPAYAKDIIITLPNPEVTKGVQLVFSGLDASIAGEVETAYAEAGVMVLSNSKNHRMDPNVPILSAEVNAHHLDVLQFQKTKGKIITNSNCTIMGVTISLKPLMDTFGLKSVMLFSMQAISGAGYPGVPTMDILGNVVPYIGGEEDKAEVEPQKCLGTVEAGIIKPADFKISAHCNRVPVFDGHTVCVSVSFDKKPKKEEILKVWADFQGEPQKLGLPFAPNPAILYREENDRPQPRLDLETGKGMTTVVGRLREDPILDWKWVVLSHNTIRGAAGAAILNAELLYKKGFFN; encoded by the coding sequence ATGGAAAAAATCAAAGTTGGAGTCCTGGGAGCAACAGGTTCCGTCGGTCAAAGATTCATTCAACTTTTGGAGAATCACCCTTATTTTACGGTGACTCATTTGGCAGCTTCTGAGAAAAGTGCCGGCCAAACTTATGGTGAGGTAATGAAATCTCGTTGGAAGATTTCATCCGATATCCCTGCTTATGCAAAAGACATTATCATTACGTTACCAAATCCTGAAGTGACCAAGGGCGTGCAACTTGTGTTCAGTGGTCTGGATGCATCCATTGCGGGAGAAGTAGAAACTGCTTATGCAGAAGCAGGAGTTATGGTTCTTTCCAATTCGAAGAACCATAGAATGGATCCGAATGTCCCGATTCTTTCTGCGGAAGTGAATGCACATCATCTGGATGTTCTACAGTTCCAAAAGACCAAAGGAAAAATCATTACTAATTCCAATTGTACCATTATGGGAGTCACTATCTCATTAAAACCGCTTATGGATACTTTTGGTTTAAAGTCTGTTATGTTATTCTCAATGCAGGCCATTTCGGGTGCGGGATATCCTGGGGTTCCAACCATGGACATTCTTGGGAATGTGGTTCCTTATATTGGTGGAGAAGAAGATAAAGCAGAAGTGGAACCGCAAAAATGTTTGGGAACTGTTGAGGCGGGAATCATCAAACCAGCAGATTTCAAAATTTCTGCCCATTGTAACCGTGTTCCGGTTTTTGATGGCCATACCGTTTGTGTTTCTGTTTCTTTTGATAAAAAACCAAAAAAAGAAGAGATTCTTAAGGTTTGGGCCGATTTTCAAGGGGAACCGCAGAAATTGGGATTGCCGTTTGCACCAAACCCGGCTATTCTCTATCGCGAAGAAAATGATCGGCCACAACCTCGTCTGGATTTAGAGACTGGCAAAGGGATGACAACTGTTGTCGGAAGGCTAAGGGAAGATCCAATTTTGGATTGGAAATGGGTAGTACTTTCGCATAACACGATTCGAGGTGCTGCTGGAGCTGCCATTTTGAATGCAGAGTTATTGTACAAAAAAGGATTTTTTAACTAA
- a CDS encoding MBOAT family O-acyltransferase, protein MLVWVAVFDFWVARGLDRFKSGHVRTVLLLLSLGNSLGILFFFKYGQFIAENWAYLFANPFSSGDFWGQWLLPVGISFYTFQSVSYVIDVYNRELKAERKIFSYLLFLSFFPQLVAGPIVTAKSFLPQIRRPLSFFRIPLFFSLFLILLGLFKKMVLADHLGETSDFVFLRPQEVSTKSLWVGMFAYSMQIYCDFSGYTDIAQGTALFFGFRLPENFRMPYLASGFSEFWTRWHISLSQWLKKYIYFSLGGNRIGALFTYRNLFLVMAIGGLWHGASWNFVIWGSCHGILLIIERWCSQYFVGRTFPWLRPIRIFGTFIFVSLLWVFFRSADFTSALCYLQGLFSEKGGFSLPYTYEMNFLYCFLVIVIGHIWGSIYFRDNKQLLGGFKKWENSLGKTVFFGVLASISLILIVLFSADSKPFVYFVF, encoded by the coding sequence TTGCTGGTTTGGGTTGCCGTATTTGATTTTTGGGTTGCACGAGGCCTTGATCGATTCAAATCAGGCCATGTTCGCACTGTTCTGCTTTTACTTTCTCTAGGCAATAGTTTGGGGATTCTTTTCTTTTTTAAATATGGTCAGTTTATTGCTGAAAATTGGGCATATTTATTTGCAAATCCGTTTAGCTCGGGAGACTTTTGGGGACAGTGGCTGCTCCCTGTGGGCATTTCGTTTTATACCTTCCAATCCGTTTCCTACGTGATTGATGTATACAACCGCGAGTTGAAAGCCGAACGAAAAATTTTCTCCTATTTGCTCTTTCTTTCTTTTTTCCCGCAGTTAGTGGCAGGGCCCATCGTGACCGCAAAATCTTTTTTGCCGCAAATTCGTAGGCCACTATCCTTTTTTCGAATCCCCCTCTTTTTTTCCTTATTTTTGATCCTGCTGGGACTATTCAAAAAGATGGTATTGGCTGACCATCTCGGAGAGACTTCTGACTTTGTTTTTTTGCGGCCACAAGAAGTTTCTACTAAGTCCTTGTGGGTGGGAATGTTTGCTTATTCAATGCAGATCTATTGCGATTTTTCTGGTTATACCGACATTGCCCAGGGCACGGCACTTTTCTTTGGGTTTCGACTGCCTGAAAATTTCCGGATGCCCTATCTTGCATCTGGGTTTTCTGAATTCTGGACCCGTTGGCATATTTCTCTTTCCCAGTGGCTTAAAAAATATATCTACTTTTCCTTAGGTGGAAATCGTATCGGGGCTCTCTTCACATATAGAAATCTTTTTTTGGTGATGGCCATTGGTGGTCTTTGGCATGGAGCATCTTGGAACTTTGTGATTTGGGGGTCCTGTCACGGAATTTTACTGATCATTGAAAGGTGGTGCTCTCAGTACTTCGTAGGCAGAACCTTCCCATGGCTCCGACCCATTCGAATTTTCGGAACTTTTATATTTGTTAGTTTACTTTGGGTTTTTTTCCGGAGTGCCGATTTCACTTCGGCTCTGTGCTACCTACAGGGCCTTTTTTCAGAAAAAGGGGGTTTTTCGCTGCCTTATACTTATGAAATGAATTTTCTTTATTGTTTTTTAGTCATAGTCATTGGTCATATTTGGGGAAGTATATACTTTAGGGACAATAAGCAATTGTTAGGTGGATTTAAAAAATGGGAAAATTCCTTAGGAAAAACGGTATTTTTTGGGGTTTTGGCTTCGATTTCTCTCATTTTGATAGTTTTGTTTTCTGCAGATAGCAAACCATTTGTGTATTTTGTTTTTTAG
- a CDS encoding phosphatidylinositol phospholipase has product MSQPKRVAFQKFLNAMRKLSTEVNDSEICKRLEILMATSKDDLPLAHVNQLLQDAKNFDPKTIPEPYTQYVRHFIYMVKRNGRVPNDLLAGEEDRTSDRSSAKSTKKSAVATGPKSKRTSTKSATSVKKGKSSSKPTSKKA; this is encoded by the coding sequence ATGTCTCAGCCGAAGCGAGTTGCCTTCCAAAAATTTCTCAACGCCATGCGAAAACTCTCTACCGAAGTCAATGACTCGGAGATCTGCAAACGATTGGAAATTCTCATGGCAACCAGTAAGGACGACCTCCCTCTGGCGCATGTCAACCAGCTCCTTCAGGATGCAAAAAACTTCGATCCTAAGACCATCCCAGAGCCGTATACCCAATACGTTCGACACTTCATCTACATGGTCAAACGCAATGGCAGAGTCCCCAACGATCTTTTGGCTGGAGAAGAAGACAGAACATCCGATCGCTCTAGTGCAAAATCCACTAAAAAATCTGCGGTGGCAACTGGTCCCAAAAGCAAACGAACCTCAACAAAATCCGCAACTTCTGTAAAAAAGGGGAAGTCTTCCTCTAAGCCCACTTCCAAAAAAGCCTAA
- a CDS encoding helix-turn-helix domain-containing protein, which produces MPSQAISLLASEKTGKDWMESVLPNLWGGLCTELGFFAGVVVLKAENEDSFFESSSFGYGEDGFYYSFLNRNSLHWDELMNSQEPVFFSGTEFELFGKKTNAMAVSIHFGEMKIGFLLVELEESSVVPAGIFMALFAEKIGMEWGRTKPQGKLSLANLGENSQALYRQEIPNLDLAISEFSKQKILTILGPSGSGKKSLAKWIHQSQLPGAPFLVVESLPEHFGKLEKALSVWGNESRNGSLVLVGVHTWNLGQQQILSDWWSKSGHSGSLFLLGPEEMGQELLPEFERFLRKNSLVLPSLRFLPKAKLQILVQSIFEELSNSQNRSGLQLGVMSLQELVSRSYSENFTDLRNAILTGILTCRSNQVELSDLEPGRSKMDLEIPDAEDLDLRRGTEALERQKILLAMRIFSGNQIRMAKALGISRGSLQYKMKQLGLM; this is translated from the coding sequence ATGCCTTCCCAAGCCATTTCCCTACTTGCCTCCGAAAAAACAGGCAAGGATTGGATGGAATCTGTCCTTCCCAATCTCTGGGGAGGGTTATGTACAGAGCTTGGATTTTTTGCAGGTGTTGTTGTTTTGAAAGCAGAGAATGAGGATTCATTTTTTGAATCTTCTAGTTTTGGGTATGGTGAAGATGGATTTTATTATTCTTTTTTGAATCGGAATTCTTTGCATTGGGACGAGTTGATGAACTCCCAGGAACCAGTATTTTTTTCAGGAACCGAGTTTGAATTGTTTGGGAAAAAAACAAATGCCATGGCCGTTTCTATCCACTTTGGGGAAATGAAGATCGGGTTTCTTCTGGTTGAATTAGAAGAATCCTCGGTGGTGCCAGCAGGTATCTTCATGGCTCTTTTCGCAGAAAAAATTGGAATGGAATGGGGGAGAACAAAGCCTCAAGGCAAACTTTCTCTTGCCAATCTAGGAGAAAATTCGCAAGCCTTATACCGCCAGGAAATCCCAAATTTGGACCTAGCAATTTCAGAATTTTCGAAACAAAAAATCCTCACCATCCTTGGCCCTTCCGGATCGGGGAAGAAAAGTTTAGCTAAATGGATCCACCAAAGCCAATTGCCAGGGGCACCTTTTTTGGTAGTCGAATCTCTACCTGAACATTTTGGGAAATTAGAGAAGGCTCTTTCTGTTTGGGGGAATGAGTCTCGGAATGGGAGTTTGGTCTTAGTGGGAGTTCATACTTGGAATTTGGGCCAACAACAAATTCTCTCCGATTGGTGGTCCAAGTCAGGCCATTCGGGGTCCTTATTTTTGCTCGGACCGGAAGAAATGGGCCAAGAATTATTACCTGAATTTGAAAGATTTTTGAGAAAAAATTCGTTGGTACTACCATCCCTTAGGTTTCTTCCAAAAGCGAAATTGCAGATTTTGGTTCAGTCCATTTTTGAAGAACTCAGTAATTCTCAAAACCGATCGGGGTTACAGTTAGGGGTGATGAGTTTGCAAGAATTGGTATCTAGATCTTATTCAGAAAACTTCACCGATTTGAGAAATGCCATTTTGACTGGGATTTTGACTTGCAGGTCGAACCAGGTCGAACTTTCCGATTTGGAACCTGGAAGATCAAAGATGGATTTGGAGATTCCTGATGCTGAAGATTTAGACTTGCGGCGTGGAACTGAGGCCTTAGAAAGGCAGAAGATTCTTCTAGCGATGCGGATATTTTCGGGCAACCAAATTCGGATGGCAAAGGCTTTGGGTATTTCGAGGGGTTCCCTCCAGTATAAAATGAAACAGCTTGGATTAATGTAA
- a CDS encoding ParA family protein, whose product MITIAVANQKGGEGKTTTSLNLAMGLARRNLKTLLIDMDPQANSTGIFLNPETVEKDLAHLFQNSANLKEIIAPAYNEHLWIAPSSMRLAEMETVSVNSVEAPYILRDSLSGIKDFEFVIIDCPPSLSIFTVNSLVAANYVLIPLQAEKFSMDGIMGLQQTISSIKKRINPDLEILGALITQLKPQTLLTKTILPVLTKYFRIFEHTISDGVAIGESHLAKKSVFDYNKTSRQSQEYEGFIEEVLNELKK is encoded by the coding sequence ATGATCACCATTGCAGTTGCAAACCAAAAAGGCGGAGAAGGAAAAACAACGACTTCTTTGAATCTTGCCATGGGATTGGCACGTCGAAATCTTAAAACCTTACTCATTGATATGGACCCGCAGGCGAATTCCACAGGAATTTTTCTAAACCCAGAAACGGTCGAAAAAGATTTGGCCCACCTCTTCCAGAACTCAGCCAACCTGAAAGAAATCATCGCCCCTGCATATAACGAGCATTTGTGGATAGCGCCATCTAGCATGCGTTTGGCGGAAATGGAAACAGTCTCTGTCAACTCCGTTGAGGCACCCTACATACTTAGAGATTCCCTTTCCGGAATTAAGGATTTTGAATTTGTCATCATTGACTGCCCCCCTTCTCTTTCTATTTTTACGGTGAACAGTCTGGTTGCCGCCAACTATGTTCTCATCCCCCTCCAAGCAGAAAAATTCTCGATGGATGGGATTATGGGATTACAACAAACAATATCTTCGATCAAAAAAAGAATCAACCCTGACTTGGAAATTTTGGGAGCCCTCATTACCCAACTCAAACCCCAAACTCTACTCACAAAAACCATCCTTCCCGTTTTGACAAAATACTTTCGAATTTTCGAACACACTATCTCAGATGGAGTGGCAATCGGAGAAAGCCATCTGGCAAAAAAATCAGTTTTCGATTATAACAAAACTTCTAGGCAGTCCCAGGAGTATGAAGGTTTTATCGAGGAGGTCTTGAATGAGCTCAAAAAGTAA
- a CDS encoding ParB/RepB/Spo0J family partition protein → MSSKSKRLGTLADIYQAENLDGTIRTIRMDRIVPSENQPRQERKKGIEELAQTLKADGLLQPIIVSRGEREGNYKIIAGERRYHAAKSLGWSEIECKILNRPDKEIYKLAVIENLQRENLSPYEEVDALLFLKNSHNYTDQELGDLFGKSRSYMTEVLSITSMSKDDLEKCKKNEIYNKNLLVQAAQAAKKGSLDEFLTLFHKGALKTVRDAKDFNKQTKTNESTPRTSLLSGYKIRRSGNGIQILSDDEILLGDIYKFIRKELAKKYGDSA, encoded by the coding sequence ATGAGCTCAAAAAGTAAACGCCTAGGAACTCTTGCTGATATCTACCAGGCAGAAAATTTAGACGGGACCATCCGAACCATTCGAATGGATCGAATCGTACCCTCAGAAAACCAACCAAGACAGGAACGAAAAAAGGGGATTGAAGAACTTGCACAGACCTTAAAGGCCGACGGACTATTGCAACCAATCATCGTATCCAGAGGAGAGAGGGAAGGTAACTACAAAATCATTGCCGGAGAACGTAGATACCACGCCGCAAAATCCCTGGGTTGGTCCGAAATCGAATGCAAAATCTTGAACCGCCCAGACAAAGAAATTTATAAATTAGCCGTCATCGAAAATTTACAAAGAGAGAATCTTTCTCCCTATGAAGAAGTGGATGCCCTACTATTCCTAAAAAATTCTCACAATTACACGGACCAAGAATTAGGAGATCTTTTTGGGAAAAGTCGCAGTTACATGACGGAAGTACTCTCGATCACATCCATGTCAAAAGACGATCTAGAGAAATGCAAAAAGAACGAAATCTACAACAAAAACCTTTTGGTCCAAGCTGCCCAAGCAGCCAAAAAAGGGAGCCTAGACGAATTTTTAACTCTCTTCCATAAAGGAGCCCTAAAAACTGTCCGGGATGCAAAAGATTTTAATAAACAGACAAAAACAAATGAATCTACTCCTAGAACTTCTTTGCTGTCTGGATACAAAATTCGTAGATCTGGGAATGGGATCCAAATTTTATCAGATGACGAAATCTTACTCGGAGACATTTACAAATTCATCCGAAAAGAGTTGGCCAAAAAATACGGTGACTCGGCATAA
- a CDS encoding helix-turn-helix domain-containing protein: MTDIIDSGVWAGLSHAAKTLYPVLLKFSDYNFKPVWPNTETLMRLTGFKTKKSIVSAKKELTQAGLLYQVPGSGRTSTRYHFSFHYEGSRITPLGDTNISPRDFEMGSSEGAKPSLKGGADGTPNHINITISNTNNVPAVPATSEIPKGKEEKIGFENLVALFGPDIALEAYKKAVSLHMESDSSYLQSLCRELVSLQRQEVIKTGQKSMNEDILSHPASWTGFLSWASKELTQSSWNQLERIQVQMDGNVIVVGSPLQGHLRQIIQMYFTERVKPSVLVVFSEKEEGSRLSEIR; encoded by the coding sequence ATGACCGACATCATAGATTCTGGTGTTTGGGCAGGCCTATCCCATGCCGCCAAAACCCTTTATCCGGTTCTATTGAAATTCAGTGACTATAATTTTAAACCTGTTTGGCCCAATACCGAAACTTTAATGAGACTCACGGGTTTCAAAACCAAAAAATCCATTGTCTCTGCCAAAAAAGAACTCACCCAGGCAGGCCTACTCTACCAAGTCCCAGGAAGCGGGAGGACCTCAACCCGGTATCATTTCTCATTCCATTACGAGGGTTCCAGAATTACCCCCCTGGGGGATACAAATATCTCCCCCAGGGATTTCGAAATGGGCTCCTCAGAGGGGGCAAAACCGTCGCTTAAGGGGGGTGCAGATGGAACCCCAAACCATATTAATATAACTATATCTAATACAAACAATGTTCCGGCGGTGCCGGCTACTTCGGAGATTCCCAAGGGAAAGGAAGAGAAAATAGGATTTGAAAATCTGGTTGCTTTGTTTGGTCCTGACATTGCCCTTGAAGCATATAAGAAAGCTGTTTCTTTGCATATGGAATCTGACAGTTCGTATCTCCAATCTCTCTGTCGCGAATTGGTTTCCTTGCAACGACAAGAAGTGATTAAAACTGGGCAGAAATCTATGAACGAGGATATCCTTTCTCACCCCGCTTCTTGGACAGGGTTTCTTTCTTGGGCGAGCAAAGAGCTGACTCAATCTTCCTGGAACCAGTTGGAGCGGATCCAAGTGCAAATGGATGGAAACGTAATAGTGGTTGGTTCACCCCTCCAAGGCCATTTGCGCCAAATTATTCAAATGTATTTTACTGAGCGTGTGAAACCAAGCGTCCTTGTTGTGTTTTCTGAAAAAGAAGAAGGATCTCGCCTCAGTGAAATTCGATAG